One Sparus aurata chromosome 23, fSpaAur1.1, whole genome shotgun sequence genomic window, GTAGGTCTGGCTTTGTGAGAATAGTAATGCACAACATACGCAATGGTGATGCGATACACAAATCCTGCCAATGGTTTCACAAAATTTACACTAATCAACAAGTGGCAGTAATGCTGCAAGAATCGCAGAAATGTACCAGAATGTTAGCATAGAAATATGCATGTTCACAATGCAGTTTTCAGAATGAAGCTACacatttataattattaattatacGTACGATGTCTTTTGGTAGTGAATGTTAAACAGAGTTTCTGTTTACAGTCActaccaaaaaaaaactacaactaacACTAAGTGTAAAATCATTGATCGATGCAGCTTTAATGCAGAATTTatggataaaaataaaatattaaatacgCACAAATTTACATAATAATGTACTTGCTTTTCTTCATTATGGATTATTCAAGAAACCAAGGGCGATAAGGAACTCTTTTTCATCTTGTCGATTGAGCCCTGGTGTACAGGGACATGAAGTATCTTTTTTTGTCAGACCTGAGTTTGGCTCCTGACAGTCACATGGGTGAAGTGATAATTACATGCTTGTCAGCTATGAGCATCTCAGCGAATAATGAGCCAGAGTGTTTTGCAGTCATAGGTTCAGACGACACCTCTATCTTGTTACCAGTAACTGAGAGCATGCAgggtttaaaacaaaaacacgccGAGGCGCGATCAACAAACAAGAGATTACTGAACAACAAAATGTGCTGACActgtaaaacaaatgaaaacaaaaacaaaacgtaatgtaattttaaaaaacgTTAACTGTGGCTTTGCTTTTCAGACTTCAAAATAGTATGATAACAATTAAAGATACCATCATACTTAATTTTCAATATAAATTCAACATCACAAGAATAACTCATGTGCATGaattaagtaaaaaataaattatgacATGATGGAATTGCCTACTTTGTGAGTGTTTTGACCAGATGTGGCGAAAACAGTTTTGCGGATATTCTTGGTGGTTTATTTAGTGTGTAGGGTTagagttatatatatatattttttcagatGTTTACAACTCTCGAGATGATGTAAAACTTTATGTCTATTCATCCAATATTTGGTCACTGAAACTTCAATGCTTCTTTACTTCTTCAATGCCGTACGTTTGATGAGGTAAGTAGGTACAGGTTGCGTACTCACAAAGTCTGTGATGTTGTAAGCCAACGTATGAGGTTACAGCAGGACGGTGTGCAGCTGTAAGCATCACTGAAGTGTACGTAACATTTAATTAGCATAGGACAAGATCAAGAATAAGGCCTCTCCTTGCACATGTCAACAACTCATTTGTGTTAAAACTGTCCGCTCAACAGCACACACAACATATTAAATCAATCAGGCTTGTCCCATTAACTCCTCTGTAGAAAGACGACATCAGCTGATCCACAAGCATACTAAGGCATCTATTACATTAGAGGATCTAAAGAGATTCCTAGGCCTGATTCAATTCATTATATCGCTCTAAGAGAGCACATGACATCGCAGAGATGCATATTGACACATACGAATGTGCTCAGcataaaacatacacacacaaataggcaCCTACCTCCATGCAGATCTGGTAGAGCACCAGGCAAGCTGTGTGGTTGAAGAGACGGTTTCTCTTCCAGCTGAATTCTACAGtgtcctcctccacctcgtGCAGCACTGACAcgaagacagacacacagaacagaagaaACGAAGACGAGTGAGAGTCAGTTTACAACCTCAATACTTGCATCTGCGTtagatctgtgtgtctgtgcaaaGACGAGTTTGTACCTTTGATCTTGTAGAAAGTCTCGGGTATGAAAGCCTGGATGGCTTTGAAGCGCTCCACCACGAAGCCCAGAGTGGGAAACTGACAGCTGCCGTATGAGATTAGCTGATTGGCCAGAGACTCGGGAAAGATCTTCTGCAGGCGAAGCGTCTGGAATCGAGTAAAGGACGCACCTGATAATGACGAGCACGGTAGAGAGGACAGAGTCATATTAAGACCTTACAGTTTTTCCACAGAAGTCGTCATCCACAATTTTAATTGTGATTATGCCAATATTTCTCGctatttgttcatattttctgtTGACAACACCTAACATTAATGCATCCTGATGTTTTCAGCATACTGCTGTACCTATCCGCAGGTCCAGCTCCTGACGTACATCAACAGCATCACTGATGTTAGCATCTGGCGCCATTAGAGTCTCACATGCTCTCCGAATGGAGTTGGGGGTGATTTCAGAAAACTTTGCTCGAAAGACTTGTAAATTAGGCCTCActacaaaacaaaagcacacagaAATACATATGTTTTTAGCACAAAAACAGCTATTATTTAGGAATGGTCATAGAAATGGTTCCACATATTCTTTTATagtatatacattttaattctACATGCCAGAATGTACATTGTTGAAGGAATAGTTAATATGATAGATATGAAGTTTAATACCCCTCTAGTACCTGAACAGTAAATATGAAACTAAAGACAGCAGCCTaaccagttagcttagcttacctCAAAGAAcgaaataaggaaaaaaaatgccctGGCCCATACTCCTCAAGAATTTATAACATGTCATTTTGACTCTTCAGTTTTTgatcaaattaaacaaatgagatatAACATTCTTCATGAGATATAACATTCTTAATACTGAGCTTTAGAAAGCACTAGTGGGTGGATCTTTGTTGCAATTGGGCCGAGCCAGGCTTTCCACCTGCTCCAGTctttttgctaagctaagcttacTGTATTGCTGTGCAATATATCGACGAAGGTATTCCTTCACAAAGGAAGCTCTGATGCACACTCacttgcacacaaacacaacaacaaaacaacccaCACATATTACTATCATACCTGCTTTGCAGACATCTATGATTTCAAAGCCaatgttttctccctctctgtcgcAATCAGTCCAGATGACTAAGGCCTGGCACTGCCTCGCCTCCCTCTCTAGTGTCCGCTAGAGAGGCAGAGAGTGAGGGAGTAAGTAAACCTGTGGTTCTTTTTTATTAGCCATTTTCAACATGATTTTCTTTTGAATAACAATTGGGCTACTGCCCactctaaataaataaatggtgtAGCTTATCCTGGTTTCATAACTAGAAAGTAATTTATTAGTGAGTTATTGGAGCAAAGCAAGAAATTTGGTTACAAGTGAATCTGTGTCCAAATTATCACAATTAACATACTAGTATCAATCAAAGCACACTCTAACATACAAAAAGGGGCgacagacagagtgacagaTCCCATAGGTTCATCTAAATACAATGTAAAGAATTATTATTCTATATTTCTGTGATTTGAGGAGGACAGTAAATAAACATACCTTGATTTGCATCATGTTATCTGGACAATACTTCTCTACCTCAGCATCAAATAACAGCACTGGATTACAACTGTGCCTTTGGAGGGGAATAGCACAAATAATATTGGTTGTTATAATACTGTGTGACgcttcaaaaaaacaaaaaaaaagaaacccgtTTCCACTTACCATTTCTGGAACGGTGCTTTGAACTCCAGACCGAGCAAATGGCCTGATACTGACGTCATTGTTACTGTCACATTCTGGAGCAGGATGAAGACACAATGAAACGAGAAACATCAGATGCAACatgaaagacaaaagaacagacacacatctgcatCTGAGCGCGTCTTATTGTTTCATAGGATTCACTCACCTGACCAAAGAGATGATATTCATACTCATAGATTTTGTTAAACTTCGACATCCCTTCCctctaaaacagaaaagaagaaaatcagagCTAGAGCAACCGAAGGGGAATAAAAGAATCTAATCCATTCATCATTTCTATTAATATCTGCTGTTTTCGGGGAAAATGGGAGAGTCTTTTCAGCTCGGTGGAAGGAGTGTTCTGCCAGGTTATGATAGATAATCTTTCATGTGGATGGTAAATGGTCAAACTTCTATTGACGGGTGTGTGATCAGTTTATTGACACAGGTTAGACAAAATAATCTGTATTATTTCTTAATTTATTAGCCCCCAAAATTGTTGTCTTAATATGAATTGATTATTACATAGACAATAACTTTACATATGTTTGTGAATATGGATAAAGATAATTATACATGTTAGGATGCAATTAACACTTGGTTTAACAAGTGTATTCAGTTTCTCAGCTCagtgtttggtctataaaatctACACTACAGTTTCTCAGAGCTCTTATAACGGACATAAACCACTAGCCATTATTCACATTTAACCTGTGATTATTTGGGGCATTTGTTCCTTTAAACTAATTATGAAACTTTTTAACAAAACCACCCATTCCCATAGGGTGTTTGATAGGGGCATGTGACTTATATCAGTGAAAATCAGTTAAAGTGTAGTGGATTTAGAATTTAAGATATGTATGTAAATCTTGGTATGGTGATCTTGTAGTCAGTGTGGGGTGGGCCACAAATTGGAAAAGCTAACTGACATTGAGGAGACAAACTGCTCGTTGAACTGTCAGTCAACTGACTTGGCAAAAGCAAGTCACCATCACAAGTTACACTATCTGCATTTTGTGTAGGACTGTGCTCTGAGATGGTGTGACTGACCCTGTTGGACCTGCCGTTGGACATGATCTCTGAGATGCCTTTGGCTGCATCGTTCTTCTCGGCTACGCAGAGGACCCTCTTGATCTGAGTCCGGTTGCGGATCATGTCTTCCTGCTGTGAAATGTCAGTGTTAAGGACACTCTGCGCCGCACAGAAACACCTCCGTTGGAACCCTAGCCGCTGTAGTCCCGATCGAAGCAAGGATCTCCCCAGTAGGTACACTACCATGCCTGGCCGCCCTCACATGAAGCAGCCAGTGTCCTCCAGCCAGCCTCACTGGTGCTGTCACGCAACTTTGTTAGCATGTTGCTTTGACGTAGCTTGCTAACGTCATGGTGTCCGCTGCCTAAAACTTTTACAAAGGAGCTGAAAAGTGGTCACCAGTTGACTAAGTTAATTCCCGATACATTAAATAGAGAAAAGTAACGCTGACACATTAAAAATGCTGATTTAAAACTGTAATGGGGAACAATATCGAGCTCCACCAGTggagctgttagctctgtttaCAAATTCCCCGCCCGCCTGTCATATACTGCCGTAATCCAGGTCGCAGAACTGTCGTAAAATCATGCAACCAGCAAGACGTTCAAAGAAaagaatatataataaaaacGACTTAAGTGCATTTAAATTGACTATTGGTAACGATTGTAGGACATGTCgtattattaaaataatacattcatCGCAACAGTAATTATAATGTAGATAGTTGTGTTGAATTATAGTGTCAAAGAGAAAATCCACCCTAAATCAGAATTTTGCATTTTGCCATATGTCATCTACAAACCACAAACAGATTGATTAGATGATAATGTTATTTTGGAATAAGCTGTTTAAGCAGTTCTAAATTTAAGAAGGtattcattatgttttttttccttctatttTTGGATATAGTAATACATTTGAATGTTATTTGGCTAAATGCATTATTTAGAATGACTCCATCAAAATTGTATCCTGACAGTGTGGAGAGAGCTCTGAAAAAGGCCATCGTTTAATAAAACAGtcgcatttattttatttattttagtgggaagaagaaaagagcaTGTAATGTAACACTGAGTGGGTAAAATAGTGACAATGTTTCGAGTCAGGTTTTAGATATTTATATTGCTCCGTGGTGttgaattttttaaaacatgtttttaatttctACAGAAACGCCAGGACCAATGGAAATATTCCATTTGAATAAATCGTGCAGAAAATAGTAAAATGACTGCTACCCAAAtaaacataatgtgaaaaatcCACATGATAACAAGTGCTGGTATAATTTTTTTGTGGAACTGAGTAATGACCTCTATGAGATACTTCTAAAATCCTACACTTGTCCGCCCAAACCGGAAACTTGACAATGAATGATTAACGTGACTTAAAAGTCTTGTGAGTCACATTAAGTATAATCTACAGTCATCCTAGAGAAATATGTCAAATATCTGTTTTAGGGTGGAATTCCTCCAGATGGGGAGGTGGATTGGTCACCTGACAAGGCTACAACCAGCTGGGTAAACATGGCGTCTGTCTCTGGATGTGAAGATTACATGTACATCGCTTCTGTCTCTTAACCGGGTTTCTGGCACACCGACGTCCCGCATTTTATCCCGGAACACAGTAACGTGATGGGCGCCACGCATGGAGacgagaagaggaggaggagagacgcgCTTCACTGACTGTGCTTCacgtttttttctctctgcacagCTTTAATGGTCTGATGCCTGTCCGGACTCTGTGATTGGCGCAGGGTAATTGCTTTTGTTAGCAGgcacactgattttttttattcctcttaaGATGGCTATTAATAATTTATCTGACAAATACCAGCACTCTTGACTGGCTCCTGTGGGGACACAGCTGTATTCCTGGGCCCACTCTGCTCTGGGATCCCCTTTAAAATTATATAACCAGTTACATTTTTTGTggactctgtctctctctgtggtcCCCGGAATCAACAGCTGTTTTAACCTCAATAACAAATGTGCCGCAGAAGGAACAGTCTGACTGTGCTGTATGTGGCTGGCCTCCACTTCCCTGCTCTGACAGCTGATTTATGACTGCTAGCTGCCCTGcactgtgtgttgtgtctccCATGCCTTGCTCAACAACACCACTATGATAGGCTCACCTGACGTGGTGGCTTTCACTAAGGAGGATGAATATGGGGAGACTAGTCCCGACCCCTGGGCTCTCCCCAAGGAGTTCTCTGTCCCCCTCCATCCACCTTGTGACTCCAACCCCTGGTCCAAAACCTCCTACGCCAAGTTCACCAAAGACTTCATCCTCATCTCAGAGTTCTCTGAGCAGGTGGGCCCTCAGCCTCTTCTCACCATCCCCGATGACCCCAAAGTCTGTGGCACCTTTGATCTCAACTACTTCTCCCTGCGCATCATGTCGGTGGACTACCAGGCCTCCTTTGTGGGACATCCGCCTGGCACAGGCTACCCGAGGCTCAGCTTTGTGGAGGACTCGAGGGTGGTGCTGGGCGACTCAAAGGAGGGGGCGTTCGCCTATGTCCACCACCTTACCCTTTACGACCTGGAGGCAAGGGGCTTCGTGCGACCGTTCTGCATGGCGTACGTTTCAGCAGATGAGAGGAAAATCATGCTGCAGTTTCAGGAGCTGTCCCTCCGCTTCTCACAGGCCTCTGAGTGTCTGAAGTCTGGGAACAGGAGAGCATTTGCCAAGgagctccagaggaagctccGGGACCTGGAGTAAGACCATTGATACAAGCTTTTAACTGCTATTCCACAGTTTGTCGAAGCCAAATCTCATATTTTAACATGAACcctttcaaatgttttgttgaattATTTAAGTGAATAATAAATAGGCCGGTTGAATCAGTTATGGAGCAAAAAGCTCCATGCTTTTTGCCCCTCTTCCCTACACCTACATCTAgggtgtaccaaaatatcaatacaatgatatatcgcgatatttcgtcttgaggtacgttatcgatacactggcgccAAGTATCGATATTTAGTAATATTTaagttgcagtcagtgtgttttaagaagagccactgtgcagtacacactttgttttacttggctgtcattcatgtgaaatttattgacaatgttttgtaattcctgtgaaatggattcagtgcagtcaataaattgtgaatttcttcagtgacagaGATATcatgatgtatcgtggatgaaatttgggctgggtatcaccaggtacctcgcgatacgatactatcacgatattttgcccacgataacaaTAATATCACGGTACAGCTATTCTGcaataatcgatatattgcaagaaatttcatccacgatataTCACGatgtctgtgtcactgaagaaattcagaatttattgactgcactgaatccatttcacaggaattacaaaacattgtcaatcaatttcacatgaatgacagccaagtaaaacaaagtgtgtactgcacagtggctcttcttaacacacactgaCCGTAACTTAAATATTATTGAATAGCGATACTTGGCGCCaatgtatcgataacgtacctcaagacgaaatattgcgatatatcattgtattgatattttggtacacccctaCCTACCTCACACCTACTGCCCTCTGTGTATCGCACACATCTATCAACAATACAGGGCAGCCTGACTGTATGTCTAGACACCAAGAGAAAAAACAGGACTCCTAATAGGGCTTCAATAAATCCACCAGACTCCaaggttttgtttgtgtcagcTATTTTGCGGTAATTTGATTTATCTAGGAATATGCACCATATGAGGATATTGTAAACTGAAACAGTAAAGCTTTTAAAATGGATTGTGACACAGTATCCCTCTACCAGACAGTAAACAATTGGCCAATAATAGTGCAGTTACAGGAGCTCTCCCTcttaaatttaaaatgttaattgatATTGTACTTTGGCTAACAGTCCACAACAAAATTGTGTTGAAAGAAAGTACCAAAACCAAACCTAAAACCTTTGGGCCCTCATGGAAGTTGCTCACCTTTAGTTCAGTTAGTAATCCAGCTGTGATTAACAGTACTTCATTGTCTTTTAGAACTTTTGATCAGTGTTCCTAATTTGGTCCTCAAATTTCATCGACATGTAGGAAACTAAAATAGCCATTTGGAGATCAGTTTGACAAGAAGCTTACTGAATTAATTTCCCTGTTAACGTCAAgttctacagccatgctagttCCTCTATGAAactgctttgagctaaatgctaacatcagcatacTAACATGCTCACATTGGCAAAAGTGATGATTGAAAGGTCTTTTAAGGTTTACTGTTTTCGCAATTTtagtttagcttgttagcatgttaacattcGCTGATGTGAGTGTCATTGGTTATGGATGCACTTGGTAATAAACGAAAGCAACATGATTTAAGTCTTATGGTGACACAAAATGAACTGTCGGAGAATACCAAAGGTAAAAGTCATCATCCGACGTTTCACTCAAAGCAACAAATGCAAACTTCATGTTGGcactagaggaaaagtcagaggatcaccaaagtcattaggattcatcctctggggagcacGAATTTCTTTACCAAATTTCAAAGCGAATCTATTGAATTATTCAAGATATTTCTCTTAAAGCCAATAATGTGAACCTGCTTCTGACTGTATGTGAGTGAATAATATATGGcgcttgatgaaaaaaaatcaggtatATTTAGGTGGCtagtatctatgagtgagtagaAATGGATGcatatccaaataaaaatctggatctagCAGATTTGAATAGGCTTTATTTGATATATcatttgattgaattaaaggggactgttagGCCTTGATGGATGTATGTGCTATACAGATGTGAATCAGTAACTCTGTTTTCTTCCCCTCAGGTACACTcactctgtgctgcagagggaAGAGGGCCTGCAGAGAGAGGCGGCGCCTCAGAGCATGTACTCCGCTCATGCTGTGGAAAAGGCCAACGAGCTTGCAAACGTGGAAAAGAGCATCTATGAGCACAGAGACCTGCTGAGACAGATCAGCTCCTACCATCAACGTCCCCGCCGAGATCCGAATGCCGTCACCTGCCACAAGTGTATCACAGAGTGCGTGAGTGAGTGTGAGAAGCTGTTAGAAAAATACGCCAAACTTGCCAAACCCTTCACTTACAGTGACAAAGGGGAGAAGGGAGAGGACGGGCAGGGTCAGATTGATCACGAAGGTGGAGAAGAAGTGGACGCAGAGGACGACGAGGGCGTTAAACGCAGGCCGTCTTACACGCCACAGCTGATCAAAGCTAAGTCCGCAAAGTGTTTCGACAAGCGCCTGAAGACCCTGCAAGAACTGTGTGATGATACTTTCTACAATGCCACTGTGGAGCTCCTGAAGGATACGGAGAGGTGTTTCCGGGGTGACCTGAGCTACCTGCACACACGCCGCCTGGACAGGGCGCTACGCAAGAAACTAAGAGTTACCAACTTCTTGTTTGAGGAAGACCTCcgagatgatgatgaggatgaaggGGGAACACTAAGACCATTCTGTGCTGTGAACCACGCTGTAGATAACTTTACACTCACGTTAAATCCACCTCCTATTGTTCTAGGACCAGAACCTCTAGAGCTCGATGCTCTGGAGCCTCCAGATCCTCTGGACCCAGCCTCTGAGACTAGCCATACCCATGAGTCTGAGCTTGGACTTGTGGAGAGCCATCTAGAGTCCTCGCCCTCCGACCAGACTCTGGAGACCCAAGAGAGCTCGGAAGAAACCAAAGGAAGCTTTAGCAGCGATAAGAGCGGATTGGGTCAAGCAGAGGGACAACAGAATCTAGCTATGACGTCAGAAGGTCCAGATCCTGATTCTGACCTGACTCCTGATCCTGACCAGAACACTGAcctggagagggagagcagcagTGAAGATATTGAGACAACTGCTGGAGAGGATGAGGGTGACCAGACACCTGTGTCTTTGCTGGAGGTGATGTCTGAGCTGGAAGGCAGGGAGGATGAGTGTGAGGTTGTTACCAATGGGGCTTGTGAGGTCGAGTCTGATTTGTTGGTTCCATTAGACACAGCATGCTGTATGGCTCAAGAGGGTTTCCTTTACGAGGCTTCTGCCCCAGAGACGGTTCCTCGTTTTGGCCAAAATTCCAACGTGCAACATGATCAAACTTTAGTGGTCAACCAGGAGCCTCAGGCCCTACTCCCACTCCAAGACGACTACACGGTGGGTTCTTCATGCCCAGAAAGCCCTGCAGCTGGGCTGGAGCTGCCTGTGGGCCTCCTTGGAGATGCAGTTTCCCGTACCTCAGTGGAGGACGGGTCGGACTGTACCATGAGTGCTTCTACTGGGTCTGATCGGGCTGCCTCACCTCTTGGCTATGGAGGGGTGGTGACCCTGCGTCAGAGGAAGAGGGCTGGACAGGGAGCCTTGAGGTTCGTGCGGCAGTACCCGTTTGCCATGCAAGCTCTGTGGTGTCTGCTGAGCGGCAGAACCCTGGTGGT contains:
- the smcr8a gene encoding guanine nucleotide exchange protein smcr8a isoform X2 yields the protein MIGSPDVVAFTKEDEYGETSPDPWALPKEFSVPLHPPCDSNPWSKTSYAKFTKDFILISEFSEQVGPQPLLTIPDDPKVCGTFDLNYFSLRIMSVDYQASFVGHPPGTGYPRLSFVEDSRVVLGDSKEGAFAYVHHLTLYDLEARGFVRPFCMAYVSADERKIMLQFQELSLRFSQASECLKSGNRRAFAKELQRKLRDLEYTHSVLQREEGLQREAAPQSMYSAHAVEKANELANVEKSIYEHRDLLRQISSYHQRPRRDPNAVTCHKCITECVSECEKLLEKYAKLAKPFTYSDKGEKGEDGQGQIDHEGGEEVDAEDDEGVKRRPSYTPQLIKAKSAKCFDKRLKTLQELCDDTFYNATVELLKDTERCFRGDLSYLHTRRLDRALRKKLRVTNFLFEEDLRDDDEDEGGTLRPFCAVNHAVDNFTLTLNPPPIVLGPEPLELDALEPPDPLDPASETSHTHESELGLVESHLESSPSDQTLETQESSEETKGSFSSDKSGLGQAEGQQNLAMTSEGPDPDSDLTPDPDQNTDLERESSSEDIETTAGEDEGDQTPVSLLEVMSELEGREDECEVVTNGACEVESDLLVPLDTACCMAQEGFLYEASAPETVPRFGQNSNVQHDQTLVVNQEPQALLPLQDDYTVGSSCPESPAAGLELPVGLLGDAVSRTSVEDGSDCTMSASTGSDRAASPLGYGGVVTLRQRKRAGQGALRFVRQYPFAMQALWCLLSGRTLVVLGADEGRVRRLVAALALFVPGPGKCGERVQAWLSCPFTLTDLQRWKLIGLQSAAG
- the smcr8a gene encoding guanine nucleotide exchange protein smcr8a isoform X1, which produces MIGSPDVVAFTKEDEYGETSPDPWALPKEFSVPLHPPCDSNPWSKTSYAKFTKDFILISEFSEQVGPQPLLTIPDDPKVCGTFDLNYFSLRIMSVDYQASFVGHPPGTGYPRLSFVEDSRVVLGDSKEGAFAYVHHLTLYDLEARGFVRPFCMAYVSADERKIMLQFQELSLRFSQASECLKSGNRRAFAKELQRKLRDLEYTHSVLQREEGLQREAAPQSMYSAHAVEKANELANVEKSIYEHRDLLRQISSYHQRPRRDPNAVTCHKCITECVSECEKLLEKYAKLAKPFTYSDKGEKGEDGQGQIDHEGGEEVDAEDDEGVKRRPSYTPQLIKAKSAKCFDKRLKTLQELCDDTFYNATVELLKDTERCFRGDLSYLHTRRLDRALRKKLRVTNFLFEEDLRDDDEDEGGTLRPFCAVNHAVDNFTLTLNPPPIVLGPEPLELDALEPPDPLDPASETSHTHESELGLVESHLESSPSDQTLETQESSEETKGSFSSDKSGLGQAEGQQNLAMTSEGPDPDSDLTPDPDQNTDLERESSSEDIETTAGEDEGDQTPVSLLEVMSELEGREDECEVVTNGACEVESDLLVPLDTACCMAQEGFLYEASAPETVPRFGQNSNVQHDQTLVVNQEPQALLPLQDDYTVGSSCPESPAAGLELPVGLLGDAVSRTSVEDGSDCTMSASTGSDRAASPLGYGGVVTLRQRKRAGQGALRFVRQYPFAMQALWCLLSGRTLVVLGADEGRVRRLVAALALFVPGPGKCGERVQAWLSCPFTLTDLQRWKLIGLQRVASPVGSSMLYSLSRYSRYISILDADQKTLRCPPYHGQLLANIADHRTYIRRGSTYFLHLQSTLCHLAAKAFLFTFTHHLHLPVSFTEGPEVVEGRRRCFLQEQLGLGEEDSRILLYLSQLITQQYLQPATGSGAAAPCFSFNYTTSVFYKI